A portion of the Nitrospira defluvii genome contains these proteins:
- a CDS encoding FAD-dependent thymidylate synthase produces the protein MTTPARRVIALAPMPPEKSAYALARYSRSPDSIEESLKWVHGHSSEKFWEQFYFDYGHGSIADLGHVIICFEQISELAAIRLEDEQVWDGQAKSSRYQNFSSTGWYMPDTIRGQETEAVYLGILRSLSTVYRALHDPLSQFLTEREPRPDSMTPAAYQRAIAARSFDVTRYLLPLAAQTNVGQVVSIRTLEKQITRLLSSQIPELRQIGEELQEACRKPPVNVWGELCGQTAGAGEPMAPTLARYAKPNVYQAEVYSDLARHAKEALKGTGLDQPSAWGAAEPVDLIEPHDPLDEVVTTLLYRASQAPYRKILAVVRDWTEQQKQDTLEVAFRKRGPYDELIKEFRSGYAFVFDVLMDIGGWRDMHRHRRCQQVQQNFTTVHGFDTPPILAEAGLEQEYREAMGHVKSDIEQLRKSSQEAALYAIPFGFSVRCLFKMDFAEAEYIAKLRSGVKGHWSYRTIAWLMKEKITERYPVLGARMQATSPDVQDALTR, from the coding sequence ATGACGACTCCCGCCCGCCGCGTCATCGCTCTGGCTCCGATGCCACCGGAAAAGTCCGCCTACGCCCTGGCGCGCTACAGCCGGTCCCCGGATTCCATCGAAGAAAGTCTCAAGTGGGTCCACGGGCACTCCTCGGAAAAATTCTGGGAGCAGTTCTATTTCGACTATGGCCATGGGTCGATTGCGGACCTCGGCCACGTCATCATCTGTTTCGAACAGATTTCTGAGCTGGCTGCGATCCGCTTGGAAGATGAACAAGTCTGGGATGGTCAGGCCAAATCGAGCCGATATCAGAATTTTTCCTCCACCGGTTGGTATATGCCGGACACCATTCGCGGGCAGGAAACGGAGGCGGTGTATCTGGGCATTTTGCGCAGCCTCTCGACGGTGTACCGGGCCCTGCACGATCCCTTGAGTCAGTTCCTCACCGAGCGTGAACCGCGACCTGACAGCATGACCCCCGCAGCGTATCAACGGGCGATTGCCGCGCGGTCGTTCGACGTCACCCGTTATCTGCTGCCCCTGGCGGCGCAGACGAACGTCGGGCAAGTGGTCAGCATTCGCACGCTTGAAAAGCAGATCACCCGCTTGCTCTCCTCGCAAATCCCCGAACTTCGCCAGATCGGGGAGGAATTGCAGGAAGCCTGTCGCAAGCCGCCGGTGAATGTGTGGGGGGAATTGTGCGGGCAGACGGCGGGCGCCGGGGAGCCGATGGCCCCGACGCTGGCGCGGTATGCCAAACCGAACGTGTATCAGGCCGAGGTCTATAGCGACCTTGCCCGTCACGCGAAAGAAGCCTTGAAGGGGACCGGGTTGGATCAACCGTCCGCCTGGGGGGCCGCAGAGCCGGTGGATTTGATCGAGCCACATGATCCGCTTGATGAAGTGGTCACGACGCTGCTCTATCGTGCCTCGCAAGCTCCCTATCGAAAGATCCTGGCGGTGGTGCGCGACTGGACGGAGCAACAAAAGCAGGACACCTTGGAAGTCGCGTTCCGCAAACGCGGCCCGTACGACGAGTTGATCAAGGAGTTCCGGAGCGGGTACGCATTCGTGTTCGACGTCCTGATGGATATCGGCGGCTGGCGCGACATGCACCGGCATCGGCGTTGTCAGCAGGTGCAGCAGAATTTCACCACGGTGCACGGTTTCGACACGCCGCCCATTCTGGCCGAGGCCGGACTCGAACAGGAGTATCGCGAGGCCATGGGGCATGTGAAATCCGATATCGAGCAGCTCCGCAAGTCGAGCCAGGAAGCCGCGCTCTATGCCATCCCCTTCGGCTTTTCCGTGCGCTGTCTCTTCAAGATGGACTTCGCCGAAGCGGAATATATCGCCAAGTTACGATCCGGGGTGAAGGGGCATTGGTCCTACCGCACCATCGCCTGGCTCATGAAAGAAAAAATCACCGAACGATATCCCGTGCTCGGCGCGCGCATGCAGGCCACTTCGCCCGACGTGCAGGATGCGTTGACGCGCTGA
- a CDS encoding DsrE family protein, whose product MSAKKVGILLSTAPSHPSVETVARLSSEAIAQGHDVYLYCIDEGVKNLRDPRYADLVGRGMKLFVCAYGCQQHGVSTDQLDSRISLCGLVVLSNIVNGCDRFLAFT is encoded by the coding sequence ATGAGCGCCAAGAAGGTCGGGATCCTTTTATCCACAGCCCCGTCCCACCCCAGTGTGGAGACGGTCGCCCGGTTGTCATCCGAAGCCATCGCCCAAGGCCATGATGTGTACCTCTATTGCATCGACGAGGGGGTGAAGAACCTTCGTGACCCCCGGTATGCCGACCTTGTCGGGCGCGGCATGAAGTTGTTCGTCTGTGCCTACGGCTGTCAGCAACATGGGGTCTCCACGGATCAGCTGGATTCCAGGATTTCCCTCTGTGGTTTGGTGGTGCTTTCCAATATCGTCAACGGCTGCGACCGTTTCCTAGCCTTCACCTGA
- the dnaA gene encoding chromosomal replication initiator protein DnaA: MNQMWDDALVYIQEKVPKQVYETWFTPVVLDRVEDTTAYLAVPNKFFGEWLGEHYHDLLAEAVSAAQGGGRMDVSFVINNKQTSAPVQQEASSHDAGGRGFVASRSKRGIQLNPKYTFKSFVVGAGNQFAHAACMAVAEQPAKAYNPLFLYGGVGLGKTHLLNAIGNYLAERSDLRIAYLTTEQFTNEVINSIRYDKMIDLRKRYRNVDMLMIDDIQFLAGKERTQEEFFHTFNTLYEARKQIVLSSDRFPKDMPDIEERLRSRFEWGLIADLQPPDVETRIAILRKKSEDERIALPEEVIHFLATTMKNNIRELEGSLVRVGAYSSLTGQAITLEMAKNVLRDLIGDKKKIVSIEDIQEAVGAKYHLKIADLKSRRRSKTLVHPRQIAMYLCRELTDASFPEIGRQFGGKDHTTIIHACRQISKAKEADSALHTTLEGLKEQILRA, translated from the coding sequence ATGAATCAGATGTGGGATGACGCCCTTGTCTATATTCAGGAGAAGGTGCCGAAGCAGGTCTATGAGACCTGGTTTACACCGGTCGTCCTGGATCGGGTTGAAGATACGACGGCCTACCTTGCTGTGCCGAATAAGTTTTTCGGCGAGTGGCTTGGCGAGCATTATCACGACCTGTTGGCAGAGGCCGTCTCGGCGGCACAGGGCGGCGGTCGCATGGACGTCTCTTTTGTCATTAATAATAAGCAGACGTCCGCTCCTGTCCAGCAGGAGGCGTCCTCTCACGATGCGGGTGGGCGTGGCTTTGTGGCGTCCCGATCGAAGCGCGGTATTCAGCTCAATCCGAAGTACACGTTCAAGAGTTTCGTCGTCGGGGCCGGGAACCAGTTCGCCCATGCGGCCTGCATGGCGGTGGCGGAACAGCCGGCCAAGGCCTACAACCCGCTGTTTCTCTATGGCGGAGTGGGACTGGGGAAGACGCATTTATTGAATGCGATCGGGAACTACCTGGCTGAACGGAGCGATCTGCGTATCGCCTACCTGACCACGGAACAGTTTACGAACGAAGTGATCAATTCAATCCGGTACGACAAAATGATCGACCTGCGCAAACGCTACCGCAACGTCGACATGCTGATGATCGACGATATTCAGTTCTTGGCGGGCAAGGAACGGACGCAGGAAGAATTCTTTCATACCTTCAACACGCTCTACGAGGCCAGGAAGCAGATCGTCTTGTCGAGCGACCGTTTTCCGAAAGATATGCCCGATATCGAGGAGCGGCTTCGTTCCCGGTTCGAATGGGGTCTCATTGCCGATCTGCAGCCGCCGGATGTCGAGACACGTATCGCCATCTTGCGCAAGAAGTCCGAGGATGAACGCATCGCGCTGCCCGAAGAGGTGATTCATTTTCTCGCCACGACGATGAAGAACAACATCCGTGAACTGGAGGGGTCCCTCGTGCGGGTCGGGGCCTATTCCTCGCTCACGGGACAAGCGATCACGCTGGAGATGGCCAAGAACGTGTTGCGTGATCTCATCGGCGACAAGAAGAAGATCGTCTCGATCGAAGACATCCAGGAAGCGGTGGGGGCGAAGTACCACCTGAAGATTGCCGATCTGAAATCGCGCCGCCGAAGTAAGACCCTGGTCCATCCCCGTCAGATCGCCATGTACCTCTGCCGGGAGCTGACCGACGCGTCATTTCCCGAGATCGGCCGTCAGTTCGGGGGGAAGGATCACACCACGATCATTCACGCCTGCCGGCAGATCAGCAAGGCGAAGGAAGCCGACAGTGCCTTGCACACCACGCTGGAAGGCCTGAAAGAACAGATTTTGAGAGCGTGA
- the gyrB gene encoding DNA topoisomerase (ATP-hydrolyzing) subunit B — MAKDDQQDTTTKPKSDSYSADQIKVLEGLDAVRKRPAMYIGSTGVDGLHHLVYEVVDNSVDEHMAGFGEAIEVTIHIDGSVTVVDNGRGIPTGMHPTQKKSAAEVALTVLHAGGKFEQGAYTVSGGLHGVGISVVNALSEWLELEIWQDGQVFEQRYERGKPQAPLAVTGKTKRRGTKVRFKPDGQIFETLEFSFDVLAQRLRELAFLNKGLAITLKDDRKEKEQIFHYKGGIVSFVDHLNEAKTPLHKPIYVKVEKPDLILEVALQYNDGYAENLFSFANNINTKEGGTHLVGFKAALTRTINSYANANDLLKKDTESLSGDDVREGLTGVVSVKVRNPQFEGQTKAKLGNSEVKGIVEAAVNEALGTYFEENPPVARKIIGKAVDAARAREAARKAKELIRRKSALDGGSLPGKLADCSEKDPALSELFIVEGDSAGGSAKQGRDRKFQAILPLKGKILNVEKARFDKMLTSDEIRTLILALGTGIGRKKEDSDKPDKEAFDIARTRYHKIVLMTDADVDGSHIRTLLLTFFFRQMPELLERGYIYIAQPPLFKVKKGKTERYLKDEPAMNEYLADLAVEEVEVRLENGQDTLTGRRLLPVLKKLIAFESLLHKVNKKHHEANMLRVFVDQPGLTRETLKDQAALQTIVADAKAALGLLYPKAEPTIEILEDEEHQTSKLVCKVATAGMSHQVDITHELVGSADFRELQKQAPSAMGLGKPPYTIKIKGAEVRKNGSAELVQAILEEGKQGLNIQRYKGLGEMNPGQLWETTMDPEKRTLLRVKLEDITGVDEIFTILMGDEVEPRRNFIQQHAMEVRNLDV; from the coding sequence ATGGCCAAGGACGACCAGCAGGACACGACCACCAAACCGAAATCCGACAGTTACAGCGCGGATCAGATCAAAGTTCTCGAGGGCCTCGACGCCGTGCGGAAGCGGCCGGCGATGTACATCGGCAGCACCGGGGTCGACGGGTTGCACCATCTCGTCTATGAAGTCGTCGACAATAGCGTCGACGAACACATGGCCGGGTTCGGCGAAGCGATCGAAGTCACGATTCATATCGACGGCAGCGTGACGGTTGTCGACAACGGCCGCGGTATCCCCACGGGCATGCATCCCACCCAAAAGAAATCAGCGGCGGAAGTCGCCCTCACCGTCCTGCACGCGGGCGGCAAGTTCGAGCAGGGCGCCTATACGGTCTCGGGCGGGTTGCACGGCGTCGGCATCTCGGTGGTGAACGCCTTGTCGGAATGGCTGGAGCTGGAAATCTGGCAGGACGGCCAGGTCTTCGAACAACGGTATGAACGTGGAAAACCCCAGGCCCCGCTGGCCGTAACCGGAAAGACCAAACGTCGCGGCACGAAGGTCCGGTTCAAGCCGGACGGTCAGATCTTCGAGACGCTCGAATTCAGTTTCGACGTGCTGGCGCAACGGCTGCGCGAACTCGCCTTCCTCAACAAGGGCCTGGCGATCACCCTCAAGGATGACCGGAAAGAAAAGGAACAGATCTTTCACTACAAGGGCGGCATCGTCTCCTTTGTGGATCACCTCAACGAGGCCAAAACGCCGCTTCACAAACCGATCTACGTGAAGGTCGAGAAGCCCGATCTCATCCTGGAGGTGGCGCTGCAGTACAACGACGGATACGCCGAAAATCTGTTCTCGTTTGCGAACAACATCAACACCAAGGAGGGCGGGACTCACCTGGTGGGGTTCAAAGCCGCCTTGACCCGCACGATCAACAGTTACGCCAACGCGAATGATCTGCTGAAAAAGGACACGGAATCCCTCAGCGGCGACGACGTGCGTGAAGGCCTGACGGGCGTGGTGAGCGTGAAGGTCCGCAATCCGCAGTTCGAAGGGCAGACGAAGGCGAAATTGGGTAACAGCGAGGTGAAGGGAATCGTCGAGGCGGCGGTCAATGAGGCTCTCGGCACCTATTTTGAAGAGAATCCGCCGGTCGCTCGGAAGATCATCGGCAAGGCCGTGGATGCGGCCCGTGCCCGCGAAGCGGCCCGCAAGGCCAAGGAGCTCATCCGCCGGAAGAGCGCCTTGGACGGAGGCAGCTTGCCGGGGAAACTCGCCGATTGTTCCGAGAAAGATCCCGCGTTGAGCGAATTGTTCATCGTCGAGGGAGATTCGGCCGGCGGCTCCGCCAAGCAGGGGCGCGACCGCAAGTTCCAGGCGATTCTTCCGCTCAAGGGCAAGATTCTGAATGTCGAGAAGGCCCGCTTCGACAAAATGCTGACCAGCGATGAGATCCGCACACTGATTCTGGCGCTCGGCACCGGCATCGGTCGAAAAAAGGAAGACAGCGACAAGCCGGACAAGGAAGCGTTCGACATCGCGCGCACACGGTATCACAAGATCGTCCTCATGACGGACGCCGACGTGGACGGCAGCCACATCCGCACGCTCCTCCTGACGTTCTTCTTCCGCCAGATGCCGGAACTGCTGGAGCGCGGCTACATTTATATCGCGCAGCCTCCCCTGTTTAAGGTGAAGAAGGGCAAGACGGAACGGTATCTCAAGGACGAACCGGCGATGAACGAATACCTCGCGGATTTGGCCGTCGAGGAGGTCGAGGTTCGGCTGGAGAACGGCCAGGACACGCTCACGGGTCGCCGTCTGCTGCCGGTCCTGAAAAAACTGATCGCCTTCGAAAGCCTGCTGCACAAGGTGAACAAGAAGCATCATGAAGCCAACATGCTGCGTGTCTTTGTGGATCAGCCCGGTCTGACTCGGGAGACATTAAAAGATCAGGCCGCCTTGCAGACGATCGTCGCCGATGCCAAGGCTGCGCTGGGCTTGCTGTACCCGAAGGCCGAGCCGACGATCGAGATTCTTGAGGATGAAGAACACCAGACCAGCAAACTGGTATGCAAGGTCGCCACGGCAGGCATGTCGCATCAGGTCGACATCACGCATGAGCTGGTGGGGTCGGCTGATTTTCGCGAACTGCAGAAACAGGCGCCCTCAGCTATGGGGCTGGGGAAACCGCCCTACACGATCAAGATCAAGGGGGCCGAAGTCCGCAAGAACGGCTCAGCCGAGCTGGTGCAAGCCATTCTTGAAGAAGGCAAACAGGGATTGAACATTCAGCGATACAAGGGGCTGGGCGAGATGAATCCGGGGCAGCTCTGGGAAACCACCATGGATCCGGAGAAACGAACGCTGCTGCGGGTGAAGCTCGAAGACATAACCGGCGTCGATGAAATTTTCACGATTCTCATGGGCGACGAAGTTGAGCCCAGGCGCAATTTCATTCAGCAACATGCGATGGAAGTGCGCAATTTGGACGTATAG
- the dnaN gene encoding DNA polymerase III subunit beta gives MKVRIGREELLTGLQRVQGVVEKRNTMPILSNILLEAKHDGAEIVATDLELGMRGLYKASVLEAGGVTISARKLYEIIKELPSGEIELTSGDNNWTTIQSGKSQFKVVGLPSSDYPALPSIEREGLTPLAGAGLLELIRKTLFAAGDNDARYILNGLLVSLTTTDKKTTLLRLVGTDGHRLAVAEREVGGPNAKPLTQDIKAIIPKKAAHEMRRLLEEGGDEEPLIGFTKNLMIFRKSGLLLTSRLMEGNYPNYQQVVPKESGKRIVVNRGLLESALRRVSVLSKDKANAVKLSFAPGGMTLFSSNPDYGEATEELAAQYEGEVLHTGFNARYLLDALSVMDGESVSLQMDTALSPCLIQEPESPGFKCVVMPIKI, from the coding sequence ATGAAGGTACGCATCGGACGAGAGGAACTCTTGACGGGCCTGCAGCGGGTGCAGGGTGTCGTCGAAAAGCGGAACACCATGCCCATCCTCTCGAATATTCTGTTGGAAGCCAAGCATGACGGTGCGGAAATCGTAGCAACCGATTTAGAACTCGGTATGCGCGGGCTCTACAAGGCCTCCGTGTTGGAGGCCGGGGGCGTGACCATTTCTGCGCGCAAGTTGTACGAGATCATCAAGGAATTGCCGAGCGGCGAGATCGAACTGACCTCGGGGGACAACAATTGGACCACGATCCAGTCCGGTAAGAGTCAGTTCAAGGTCGTCGGCCTGCCGAGCAGCGACTATCCGGCATTGCCTTCCATCGAGCGCGAGGGGTTGACGCCGCTGGCCGGTGCGGGATTGTTGGAATTGATCCGGAAGACGCTGTTTGCCGCCGGTGACAACGACGCGCGGTACATTCTGAACGGTCTGCTCGTCAGCCTCACGACGACCGACAAAAAGACCACGCTGTTGCGCCTGGTCGGTACCGACGGCCACCGGTTGGCCGTCGCGGAGCGTGAGGTCGGCGGCCCGAACGCGAAGCCGTTGACGCAGGACATCAAGGCGATCATTCCCAAGAAAGCCGCTCACGAAATGCGGCGCCTCCTCGAGGAAGGCGGTGACGAGGAGCCGCTGATCGGGTTCACCAAGAACCTCATGATCTTCCGGAAAAGCGGGCTGCTGCTCACCTCCCGACTCATGGAAGGGAACTATCCGAACTATCAACAGGTGGTGCCGAAGGAAAGCGGCAAGCGGATTGTGGTGAATCGAGGCTTGTTGGAAAGCGCCTTGCGCCGGGTGTCGGTGCTGTCGAAAGACAAAGCCAATGCCGTGAAACTCTCGTTTGCCCCGGGCGGCATGACGCTGTTCTCCAGCAACCCGGACTATGGTGAAGCGACGGAAGAATTGGCGGCGCAGTACGAGGGCGAGGTGCTCCATACCGGCTTCAACGCCCGCTACCTCTTGGACGCATTAAGCGTCATGGATGGAGAATCGGTGTCGCTGCAAATGGATACGGCCTTGAGCCCCTGTCTGATTCAGGAGCCTGAAAGTCCCGGATTCAAATGCGTCGTGATGCCGATCAAGATCTGA
- the hisS gene encoding histidine--tRNA ligase has translation MIKAIKGVKDLLPEESPRWRFIEETARRWALRYGFQEIRVPIFETTTLFARSIGATTDIVEKEMYTFADRDGSSLTLRPEGTAGTVRAFIEHNRAADPRPQKYCYAGPMFRHERPQAGRLRQFHQFGVESFGVADPRADVEVMSLLWRLLSDLSLPGLTLEINNLGYTDDRARYKPVLVAFLKGVEQHLCANCQRRIEANPLRMLDCKVPDCRTATEDAPRLADSLSPAARDHFERVTAGLQAIGIPFHMNPRLVRGLDYYCLTAFEVTCSHLGAQNAVGAGGRYDGLVEQLGGAAVPAVGFAVGLERIALMLPEAVVIPSTPRVYVAAFGTKGADAGFSLLDELRRAGVPADMDFRSASLKAHLRQADRLGALYTILLGDDEIDKGIATLRNMQTKAQEDFPIRELVSSLQSRLLTSVSTPFSS, from the coding sequence ATGATTAAAGCGATTAAAGGTGTGAAGGATCTCCTGCCGGAAGAGTCTCCACGCTGGCGGTTCATCGAGGAGACCGCCAGGCGTTGGGCACTCCGCTACGGGTTTCAGGAGATCCGTGTCCCGATCTTCGAAACCACAACGTTGTTTGCGCGGAGCATCGGCGCGACTACCGACATCGTCGAAAAGGAGATGTACACCTTCGCCGATCGGGATGGGTCCTCCCTGACCCTCCGCCCGGAAGGGACGGCCGGCACGGTGCGCGCGTTCATCGAACATAATCGCGCCGCCGATCCCAGGCCGCAGAAATACTGTTACGCCGGTCCTATGTTCCGCCACGAGCGCCCCCAAGCCGGTCGTCTCCGGCAGTTTCACCAGTTCGGGGTGGAGTCCTTTGGTGTGGCGGACCCGCGCGCCGATGTCGAAGTCATGTCTCTTCTCTGGCGTCTGTTGTCCGATCTGTCGCTACCCGGGCTCACCTTGGAAATCAATAACCTCGGCTATACGGACGATCGGGCGCGGTACAAACCTGTGCTCGTCGCGTTTCTGAAGGGTGTGGAACAACATCTCTGCGCGAACTGTCAGCGCCGGATCGAAGCGAATCCCCTGCGCATGCTGGACTGTAAGGTCCCGGATTGCCGGACTGCCACGGAGGATGCGCCCCGCCTCGCCGATTCCCTTTCGCCGGCGGCGCGTGACCACTTTGAACGGGTCACGGCCGGCCTGCAGGCTATAGGCATTCCTTTTCACATGAACCCTCGTCTGGTCCGCGGTCTCGATTATTATTGCCTCACGGCCTTTGAAGTCACCTGTTCACATCTAGGTGCGCAGAATGCCGTCGGCGCCGGTGGGCGATATGACGGCCTTGTCGAACAACTCGGCGGTGCGGCCGTCCCGGCGGTTGGGTTTGCTGTCGGTCTTGAGCGGATCGCGTTGATGTTGCCGGAGGCCGTCGTGATCCCTTCCACCCCAAGGGTTTACGTAGCTGCGTTTGGCACGAAAGGCGCTGATGCGGGATTCTCGCTGCTTGACGAACTGCGCCGGGCTGGGGTTCCAGCAGATATGGACTTCCGCTCTGCGTCATTAAAGGCCCATTTGCGTCAGGCGGATCGTCTTGGAGCTCTCTATACCATCCTCCTTGGTGACGACGAAATCGACAAGGGCATCGCCACCCTCCGCAATATGCAGACGAAAGCACAGGAGGATTTCCCTATTCGAGAACTGGTTTCCTCCCTGCAGAGCCGACTCCTCACCAGCGTATCCACCCCTTTTTCTAGTTGA
- a CDS encoding P-II family nitrogen regulator — MAALTLHPMKEIRVIVSGEHRPFVTELLDKVEATGYTIIGNISGKGHHGVREAHFMFSEQESLIMIMAVVPEEKVEPVLAGLRPLFERHSGVMFVSDVAVSRRDYFGKKSGKS; from the coding sequence ATGGCCGCACTCACGTTGCATCCCATGAAGGAAATTCGCGTCATCGTATCCGGGGAGCATCGGCCGTTTGTCACGGAGTTGCTGGACAAGGTGGAAGCGACCGGGTACACCATCATCGGTAACATCTCGGGAAAGGGCCATCACGGCGTACGCGAGGCCCACTTTATGTTCAGCGAGCAGGAAAGCCTGATCATGATCATGGCCGTGGTGCCGGAGGAAAAAGTCGAGCCGGTGCTCGCCGGACTCCGGCCGCTGTTCGAGCGTCATTCCGGCGTGATGTTCGTGTCGGATGTGGCCGTCAGCCGGCGCGACTACTTCGGCAAGAAAAGCGGGAAATCCTGA
- a CDS encoding tetratricopeptide repeat protein: MNQPIHKIETALLAGDWDRLGYEAGVWVRAIDAAGEKDPRPYFALNVTHLIRGEFADAWRVHAHALQEAADIDRVGDWLQTILKQHPDNAQVNLVQGMFLAQSGQSEQSIVFYKEAAKLAPQSAYPHYFLAQIHERASHLEMAIKEYREAVKLDPSFAAARTNLGVAYQEQGRLEMAIPQYREVIKLNPNDAVAHANLGCALAEQGKVEPALQSYKEALRLNPNDAEIHFALGGVYETKGRIDLAMKEYRAATEANADLAPAHTALGWLLMEQARPTEAMDAFNRAVKANPEDAQALYGIGRIYAAKGKRESAAENFAKAIRFEKDPAKKNAIMNALLASGQVGD; encoded by the coding sequence ATGAATCAGCCCATCCACAAGATCGAAACAGCTCTCCTTGCGGGCGACTGGGACCGGTTGGGGTACGAAGCCGGGGTTTGGGTTCGTGCGATCGACGCGGCCGGCGAAAAGGACCCTCGTCCCTATTTTGCGTTGAATGTGACGCACCTGATTCGAGGTGAATTCGCCGATGCGTGGCGGGTGCATGCCCATGCGCTGCAAGAAGCCGCCGACATCGACCGGGTGGGAGACTGGCTCCAGACGATTCTGAAACAGCATCCCGACAATGCGCAGGTGAATTTGGTGCAGGGGATGTTTCTGGCGCAGTCCGGGCAGTCGGAACAATCGATAGTGTTTTACAAAGAAGCCGCGAAGCTCGCCCCTCAGTCGGCCTACCCTCATTACTTTTTGGCTCAGATCCATGAGCGGGCGTCCCATCTCGAAATGGCCATTAAGGAATATCGTGAAGCGGTGAAACTGGACCCGTCATTCGCCGCCGCGCGCACCAATCTCGGCGTCGCCTATCAGGAACAGGGTCGGCTCGAAATGGCCATCCCGCAATATCGGGAAGTCATCAAGTTGAATCCGAACGACGCCGTCGCCCATGCGAATCTCGGTTGCGCGCTGGCGGAGCAGGGAAAGGTGGAACCGGCGCTGCAGTCGTACAAAGAGGCGTTACGACTCAACCCGAACGATGCCGAAATTCACTTTGCGCTCGGCGGTGTCTATGAAACCAAAGGCCGCATAGATCTCGCCATGAAGGAGTATCGCGCAGCCACCGAGGCCAATGCGGACCTGGCCCCCGCCCATACCGCCCTCGGCTGGTTGTTGATGGAGCAAGCCCGCCCGACCGAGGCGATGGACGCGTTCAACCGAGCCGTCAAAGCCAACCCCGAGGACGCGCAAGCGCTGTACGGTATCGGCCGGATTTACGCCGCCAAGGGGAAACGGGAAAGTGCCGCCGAGAATTTCGCCAAAGCCATCCGCTTCGAAAAAGATCCCGCCAAGAAAAATGCCATCATGAACGCCCTCCTCGCCAGCGGTCAGGTAGGGGATTGA
- a CDS encoding DsrE family protein, translating to MAATASIVLIIRQDPRTSALPVEALRIALGLAAGENPITVVLMGSAVLLLAEDTEEIVDLDILEKYLPSFEHLQIPFLLVQDPGPQPALLDGFAVTDGTLESARQAMTAADRVLVF from the coding sequence GTGGCCGCGACTGCTTCCATCGTGTTGATCATCCGCCAAGACCCTCGCACCTCCGCCCTACCGGTTGAGGCACTTCGCATCGCATTGGGTTTGGCCGCCGGAGAAAATCCTATTACCGTCGTGCTCATGGGGTCGGCTGTTCTGCTCTTAGCCGAGGACACGGAGGAGATCGTCGATCTCGACATCCTCGAAAAATACCTCCCCTCATTCGAGCACCTCCAAATTCCCTTTCTCCTCGTGCAGGACCCAGGGCCACAACCGGCGCTGCTGGACGGATTTGCCGTCACGGACGGGACCTTGGAATCGGCACGGCAAGCCATGACGGCAGCCGATCGCGTCTTGGTCTTTTAA